In Acidobacteriota bacterium, one DNA window encodes the following:
- a CDS encoding toprim domain-containing protein, whose product MNDPIEAFKDCLEEHGLGRPDVIADGNLHRFDIPDDKRGRKSGWLVYHPDGIPSGAFGSWRSGESHKWFYRGLSALSPEEREKIRRRMVQDRWARQEAKQAELKAAQVRAHRIWAESEPEHGDHPYLIRKSVFSYGLRRRGNILVIPARNSDGELQTLAFIDPAGKKRFLAGGTKSGCAHLIGNPDGILPIGLAEGYATAASIHAATGFPMVVAFDAGNLSEAAKMIHRIHPEAPLIVFGDDDHETNGNPGRRKAENVLKSVVGRTLFPPDLMPGESDWNDLSRRIGPEALKALIKNLLAAKKDSPFAEIPKQQEKGFDEYGVETHRHGYYTATSTGVWMLREGRDGRVERHRLTNFTALITGRTFFDDGIEWNEQYEITCRCNGRQTIISLPSAQFSSLNWAYRMGPGAIVSAGLATRDQTRVAIQSLSLRETKENHIFVHTGWTTHKGQEIFLHSSGAIGPTGPVSGVRVELPEALTRYSFQEIPNKEETQISTKKVLHFLESGPPSNLYPLVAGTFRCVLGKVDFGIHLTGRTGSGKSELAARIQSFFGRRMDSRSLPGSWSSTSNFNERYAFLLKDCIFVVDDFAPEAGTNGVCLHRDAARLFRAIGNHAGRGRLHSDLSIRQARPPRCLVLSTGEDIPNGQSIRARLVLLEMDPPPMKGSSERYRISRIWAQCAEDAANGFYENCLTAFIQWVAQNHDRVFEQRARLARGFQRRFLQLGDHLRAPSAFAELASGFRIFLFFAQEFGVITDAESTRLWANAWEVFTSGVTAQADYQRTADPVDKFFELLSAILGSGRAHLAGPRGEMPENFTPWGWRMEMSGVRPLGERIGWVEGQNIYLEPSVAYDVIQKLAGDDRLPLSKETLWRRIRERGFLSSTTPNRGLKIRRILEGRQRDVLHLSAEKLYAEQDPRKLPCTSYSTNEPIFPEDSVSNSLSGFCNHREDSFQLQVGAMGSTGPDSPENPDVFVGVVG is encoded by the coding sequence ATGAACGACCCCATCGAAGCCTTCAAGGATTGTTTGGAGGAACACGGATTGGGGAGGCCGGACGTCATTGCAGACGGAAATCTGCATCGATTCGACATTCCCGATGACAAACGTGGTAGGAAGTCCGGGTGGTTGGTCTACCACCCCGACGGAATCCCCTCAGGTGCATTTGGTTCCTGGAGGTCGGGTGAGAGCCACAAATGGTTTTATCGTGGGTTGTCTGCCCTGAGCCCCGAAGAGCGAGAGAAAATACGCCGGCGAATGGTGCAGGACCGATGGGCAAGACAGGAGGCCAAGCAGGCAGAACTGAAGGCTGCACAGGTACGGGCGCACAGAATCTGGGCAGAATCCGAACCCGAGCATGGTGATCATCCCTATCTCATCCGGAAGAGTGTTTTTTCATATGGATTACGCCGGCGGGGGAATATTTTGGTAATCCCCGCCCGAAACTCCGATGGCGAATTGCAGACCTTGGCCTTCATCGATCCCGCAGGAAAGAAGCGTTTCCTCGCCGGCGGAACAAAATCCGGATGTGCCCACCTGATCGGAAATCCGGACGGCATCTTACCCATTGGCCTAGCCGAGGGGTATGCCACCGCCGCCTCGATTCATGCTGCAACAGGATTCCCGATGGTGGTTGCTTTCGATGCTGGAAATCTTTCTGAAGCAGCCAAAATGATCCACCGGATTCACCCCGAGGCGCCACTCATCGTGTTTGGCGACGACGATCACGAAACCAACGGCAATCCCGGTCGGCGCAAGGCAGAGAACGTCTTGAAATCCGTCGTCGGTCGTACGCTTTTCCCCCCAGATCTGATGCCTGGCGAAAGCGATTGGAATGACCTGTCCCGCCGCATCGGCCCCGAAGCGCTTAAAGCTTTAATAAAAAATCTTCTTGCAGCTAAAAAAGACTCACCGTTTGCCGAGATCCCAAAACAGCAGGAAAAAGGATTCGACGAATACGGGGTTGAGACTCATAGGCATGGTTATTACACCGCTACCAGCACAGGCGTATGGATGCTGCGCGAAGGCCGGGACGGACGGGTCGAGCGCCATCGGTTGACCAACTTCACCGCCCTGATTACCGGGAGAACGTTTTTCGACGACGGAATCGAGTGGAACGAACAGTATGAGATTACCTGCCGGTGCAATGGCCGGCAAACTATTATTTCCCTTCCATCGGCGCAGTTCTCAAGCCTGAATTGGGCATACCGGATGGGACCGGGAGCCATCGTCTCCGCCGGGCTCGCGACCCGGGACCAAACCCGCGTGGCAATCCAATCCCTGTCGTTGAGGGAAACAAAGGAAAACCATATCTTCGTGCACACCGGATGGACGACCCACAAGGGTCAGGAAATTTTCCTGCACAGCTCCGGAGCAATTGGTCCCACTGGCCCAGTGTCCGGAGTGAGGGTCGAACTCCCGGAAGCACTGACCCGATACTCCTTCCAGGAGATACCCAACAAGGAAGAGACCCAGATATCAACAAAGAAAGTTCTTCATTTCCTTGAGTCTGGTCCCCCCTCCAACCTCTACCCACTGGTGGCAGGCACATTCCGATGCGTACTGGGCAAGGTGGACTTCGGTATCCACCTGACAGGCCGAACCGGCAGCGGGAAATCTGAACTTGCCGCCAGAATACAGAGTTTTTTCGGGCGCCGGATGGATTCGCGAAGTTTGCCAGGTAGCTGGTCGTCAACGAGCAACTTCAATGAGAGGTATGCATTCTTGCTCAAGGACTGCATCTTCGTAGTGGATGATTTCGCCCCGGAAGCGGGAACGAACGGAGTTTGCCTCCACCGGGACGCAGCACGGTTATTCCGAGCCATCGGAAATCATGCCGGGCGGGGACGCCTGCACTCGGACCTATCCATCCGGCAGGCTCGCCCCCCACGATGCCTGGTCCTTTCAACCGGGGAGGACATCCCGAATGGCCAAAGCATTCGGGCCAGACTAGTTCTCCTGGAGATGGATCCTCCACCCATGAAAGGTTCATCGGAACGGTACAGGATTTCACGGATCTGGGCTCAATGTGCCGAGGACGCGGCAAACGGTTTCTATGAGAATTGCTTGACCGCCTTCATTCAGTGGGTTGCACAAAATCACGATCGGGTTTTCGAACAACGCGCCCGTTTGGCTCGGGGTTTTCAGAGACGCTTTCTTCAACTGGGGGATCACCTTCGGGCTCCTTCCGCCTTCGCGGAACTCGCCTCTGGCTTTCGGATTTTTCTTTTCTTTGCCCAAGAGTTCGGGGTCATCACTGATGCGGAATCCACCCGGCTCTGGGCAAATGCATGGGAGGTTTTCACCTCCGGTGTGACAGCCCAAGCAGACTATCAGCGGACGGCAGACCCGGTGGACAAGTTCTTCGAACTCCTGTCGGCAATACTCGGGTCTGGTCGGGCGCACCTAGCGGGGCCGAGGGGAGAGATGCCCGAGAATTTTACACCATGGGGCTGGCGTATGGAGATGAGCGGTGTTCGCCCCCTGGGGGAAAGAATCGGATGGGTCGAAGGGCAGAACATTTACCTCGAGCCATCGGTGGCCTACGATGTGATCCAAAAGCTTGCTGGGGATGACCGGCTTCCATTGTCGAAGGAAACACTCTGGCGACGCATCAGAGAGAGAGGATTTCTATCTTCGACAACACCGAACAGGGGCCTCAAGATCCGCCGCATCCTTGAAGGACGCCAGAGGGATGTTCTTCACCTTTCAGCCGAGAAGCTCTACGCGGAGCAAGACCCAAGAAAATTGCCATGTACCTCTTATTCGACGAACGAGCCGATTTTTCCTGAAGATTCTGTATCGAATTCCTTGTCGGGGTTCTGCAATCACCGTGAGGATTCCTTCCAGTTGCAGGTTGGGGCAATGGGTTCAACCGGACCAGATTCACCGGAAAATCCCGATGTTTTCGTCGGGGTCGTCGGGTGA